The following are encoded in a window of Saccharothrix longispora genomic DNA:
- a CDS encoding DegT/DnrJ/EryC1/StrS family aminotransferase, whose protein sequence is MTGALAMFGGGRVIERGSVPAEQVRWPVVTEAEHEAARRVFDSGVFTSNTTGGGEVASLEREWAEFVGAPHCAAVSNGTAAIELALAAAGVEPGAEILVPALTFIASAVAAVQRMLVPVFVDVDPVTYTMSPTEAERLVTPRTRAILAVHLHGLPADMTALRALADRHGLLLVEDAAQSHGATYRGRRTGTLGDVATFSLNVVKNLPTCGEGGLITTADAELHRKVVLHRQFGEDLTRRERDYVSRVLAGNAKLSAVQAAFARSQLARLAEYDEARQRNVGALLARLADLPGLVPPVVPEDRTHAWHILRFRFDPVAMGCADVDPGALRTVLQRALRAEGVPVQQYQQVPLPWQEAFRTGAGFGGYPWALRGEAPAEPRVEDFPVSTAVVEDSLTLQRWHLNPDSGPVLLRCAEAFHKVWDNLDTLVPIARAVEHRPPWTRYANTRTEA, encoded by the coding sequence GTGACGGGCGCGCTGGCGATGTTCGGCGGCGGCCGGGTCATCGAGCGCGGGAGCGTGCCCGCCGAGCAGGTCCGGTGGCCGGTCGTCACCGAGGCGGAGCACGAGGCCGCCCGGCGGGTCTTCGACAGCGGCGTGTTCACCTCCAACACCACCGGCGGCGGCGAGGTGGCCTCCCTGGAGCGGGAGTGGGCCGAGTTCGTCGGCGCCCCGCACTGCGCGGCGGTGTCCAACGGCACCGCGGCGATCGAGCTGGCGCTGGCCGCCGCCGGCGTCGAGCCGGGCGCGGAGATCCTGGTCCCGGCGCTGACCTTCATCGCCAGCGCGGTCGCGGCGGTGCAGCGGATGCTGGTGCCGGTGTTCGTCGACGTCGACCCGGTGACGTACACGATGTCCCCGACTGAGGCCGAGCGGCTGGTCACGCCGCGCACCCGCGCGATCCTCGCCGTCCACCTGCACGGCCTGCCCGCCGACATGACCGCGCTGCGGGCGCTCGCCGACCGGCACGGGCTGCTGCTGGTCGAGGACGCGGCCCAGTCGCACGGCGCGACCTACCGGGGCCGGCGGACCGGGACGCTCGGCGACGTCGCCACGTTCAGCCTCAACGTCGTCAAGAACCTGCCCACCTGCGGCGAGGGCGGACTGATCACCACGGCGGACGCGGAGCTGCACCGCAAGGTGGTGCTGCACCGCCAGTTCGGCGAGGACCTGACGCGCCGCGAGCGCGACTACGTCTCGCGGGTGCTGGCCGGCAACGCGAAGCTCAGCGCGGTGCAGGCGGCGTTCGCCCGGTCCCAGCTCGCCCGGTTGGCCGAGTACGACGAGGCGCGGCAGCGCAACGTGGGCGCCCTGCTCGCGCGGCTGGCCGACCTGCCCGGCCTGGTGCCGCCGGTCGTGCCGGAGGACCGCACGCACGCGTGGCACATCCTGCGCTTCCGGTTCGACCCGGTGGCGATGGGCTGCGCGGACGTCGACCCCGGCGCCCTGCGCACCGTGCTGCAACGGGCGCTGCGGGCCGAGGGCGTACCGGTGCAGCAGTACCAGCAGGTGCCGCTGCCCTGGCAGGAGGCCTTCCGCACCGGGGCCGGGTTCGGCGGCTACCCGTGGGCCCTGCGCGGGGAGGCGCCCGCCGAACCCCGCGTCGAGGACTTCCCGGTCAGCACGGCGGTGGTCGAGGACTCCCTGACCCTCCAGCGCTGGCACCTCAACCCCGACAGCGGGCCGGTGCTGCTGCGCTGCGCCGAGGCGTTCCACAAGGTGTGGGACAACCTCGACACGCTCGTCCCGATCGCCCGCGCCGTCGAGCACCGGCCCCCGTGGACCCGGTACGCGAACACGAGGACGGAAGCATGA
- a CDS encoding M20/M25/M40 family metallo-hydrolase, with translation MTRVRPPAPASATSDAAAVDLLHRLVAIPSVSGSEDAACAFLADRLADLGFAAHRDEVGNVVGVLGDDGDPTILLLGHIDTVPGGPPVRLEHDRLHGRGSVDAKGPLAAMVMAAARVGRRAGVRIVVVGAVDEERDSVGAHHVAATQRADAVVIGEPSGSGTVVVGYKGVLRFAWVVRRPQAHTSSPDPTACEAAAASWRALLDLTGAGHGGGPLFGRVSPTLVRMSGTLVEAELVVSCRTPPAFDTDAFLADVALLCPGAEITVLERTPAVRTSRADPVARTLAAAVRARTGDVEFKLKLGTSDMNVIAPAWGVPIATYGPGDPHQDHTPHEHVELSEYLLAVAILADAVDRLATNLSELSTGQRGD, from the coding sequence GTGACGCGCGTCCGGCCGCCCGCGCCCGCGTCGGCCACCTCCGACGCCGCCGCCGTGGACCTGCTGCACCGGCTGGTGGCCATCCCGTCCGTGTCCGGCTCGGAGGACGCGGCGTGCGCGTTCCTCGCCGACCGGCTCGCCGACCTGGGCTTCGCCGCGCACCGCGACGAGGTGGGCAACGTCGTCGGCGTCCTCGGTGACGACGGCGACCCGACGATCCTGCTGCTCGGCCACATCGACACCGTGCCGGGCGGCCCGCCGGTGCGGCTGGAGCACGACCGCCTGCACGGCCGCGGCTCGGTGGACGCCAAGGGACCGCTGGCCGCGATGGTGATGGCGGCGGCGCGCGTCGGCCGCCGCGCCGGGGTGCGGATCGTGGTCGTCGGCGCGGTCGACGAGGAACGCGACTCGGTCGGCGCGCACCACGTGGCCGCGACCCAGCGCGCCGACGCCGTCGTGATCGGCGAACCGAGCGGGTCGGGCACCGTCGTCGTCGGCTACAAGGGCGTCCTGCGCTTCGCCTGGGTGGTGCGGCGACCGCAGGCGCACACCAGCAGCCCGGACCCGACGGCCTGCGAGGCGGCCGCCGCGTCCTGGCGGGCGCTGCTCGACCTGACCGGCGCGGGGCACGGCGGCGGCCCGCTGTTCGGCCGCGTCTCCCCCACCCTGGTGCGGATGTCGGGCACGCTCGTCGAGGCCGAACTGGTGGTCTCCTGCCGCACGCCGCCCGCGTTCGACACCGACGCCTTCCTCGCCGACGTGGCCCTGCTGTGCCCCGGCGCGGAGATCACCGTGCTGGAGCGGACCCCGGCGGTGCGCACCTCGCGCGCCGACCCGGTCGCCCGCACCCTGGCCGCGGCGGTCCGCGCGCGCACCGGCGACGTCGAGTTCAAGCTGAAGCTCGGCACGTCCGACATGAACGTGATCGCACCCGCCTGGGGCGTGCCGATCGCCACCTACGGGCCCGGCGACCCGCACCAGGACCACACGCCGCACGAGCACGTGGAGCTGTCCGAGTACCTGCTTGCCGTGGCGATCCTCGCCGACGCCGTCGACCGGCTCGCCACGAACCTTTCCGAGCTGTCGACCGGTCAACGGGGTGACTGA
- a CDS encoding non-ribosomal peptide synthetase: MSAPGTFVFPASFGQERLWMLHEMGAGSAYHVVGGLRLTGRLDVDALRAAFQVLVDRHEALRTGVRVGQGGAVVQVATDALPVPFTTAEHAASELDDVVRAIVAEPFDLAEPPLLRAVLMRVVDAPEPRWLLVLCVHHVVVDGWSLGILLTELSAAYSALVVGAEPALPEPEVQYADFAVWQREHLSGDDVAGQREFWRGALAGVQALDLPTDRPRGADRGHGGDVVRAVLPAALLRRLAATAQAEGVTDFMVFVTAWTLVLSRWSGQDDVVIGTPVTGRPSDELDGVVGFFVNTLPLRVRLDPLADVRDLLRRCRSVCLDALANQDLPFEWLKQEAGAATGPAARLPQAMLAYQNTPPGDLRLPGVDVEPVQIATGSTQFDVGLYLAPAGDGLGAELVFATDLFDTSSARRLLDAFTLVLDGLPGHLASPLWTVPVTSPEEVARVDALGGSPEPPEPPPSITGWFEETARRTPDAVAVVADGTGEELTYAELADRSDRVAAWLRAHGVGPEVPVGVCLERGVDLAVAVLGLLKAGGAYLPLDPDWPDARLRAVVAEARPGVVLVSTGTRGRAVGDDTADVATAAAHDAAGWVRPDVPGACAAFVVFTSGSTGMPKGAVNTLDGLANRLRAMAGAIPLGPADVVVQKTPIGFDVAVPELLGPLVAGARLVFAVPGGHRDPDYLVDLFARRGVTRTHFVPSMLRAFLGSGVTGARVPALRHVQCSGEELSAALAADFTAAFPDTALHNAYGPAETAVEVTHHRVDGVAGRLPIGGPLPGVRLLVLDRHGRPAPLGVPGELHIAGVHTGRGYLGRPRLTAAAFVPHEGGARLYRSGDLARWNDDGTLTFLGRRDHQVKIRGQRVEPEEVEHVLRGHPAVTDATVVVRSDPTGSAQLVAYVVPAGPDAPGVDEVRRFAGERLPAVMVPSRVVPLERLPVNANGKVDRAALPPPPAEASGASAVAPRTPVETLLAKLWSEVLGTAEVGVTDDFYELGGDSLRAVNLLQRTRALGFEFPLATLLGRHTIEELAELADRPADEVDAGTTTPGVPAEARR, encoded by the coding sequence ATGAGCGCGCCGGGCACGTTCGTCTTCCCCGCCTCGTTCGGGCAGGAACGGCTGTGGATGCTCCACGAGATGGGCGCGGGCAGCGCCTACCACGTGGTCGGCGGGCTGCGGCTGACCGGGCGGCTGGACGTGGACGCCCTGCGGGCCGCGTTCCAGGTGCTGGTGGACCGGCACGAGGCGCTGCGGACCGGCGTGCGGGTCGGGCAGGGCGGCGCGGTCGTGCAGGTGGCGACCGACGCGCTCCCGGTGCCCTTCACCACCGCGGAACACGCGGCGTCCGAGCTGGACGACGTGGTGCGCGCGATCGTGGCGGAGCCGTTCGACCTGGCCGAGCCGCCGCTGCTGCGCGCCGTGCTGATGCGGGTCGTGGACGCCCCGGAACCCCGGTGGCTGCTGGTGCTGTGCGTGCACCACGTCGTCGTGGACGGCTGGTCGCTCGGCATCCTGCTGACCGAGCTGAGCGCCGCCTACTCGGCCCTGGTGGTGGGCGCGGAGCCGGCGCTGCCCGAACCGGAGGTGCAGTACGCCGACTTCGCGGTGTGGCAGCGCGAGCACCTGTCCGGTGACGACGTGGCCGGGCAGCGCGAGTTCTGGCGCGGCGCGCTCGCCGGCGTGCAGGCGCTGGACCTGCCGACGGACCGGCCGCGCGGCGCCGACCGAGGTCACGGCGGTGACGTGGTGCGCGCCGTGCTGCCCGCCGCCCTGCTGCGACGGCTCGCCGCGACCGCCCAGGCCGAGGGCGTCACCGACTTCATGGTGTTCGTGACCGCCTGGACCCTCGTGCTGTCGCGCTGGAGCGGGCAGGACGACGTGGTGATCGGCACCCCGGTCACCGGCCGGCCCAGCGACGAACTGGACGGCGTGGTCGGCTTCTTCGTCAACACGCTGCCGCTGCGCGTCCGCCTCGACCCCCTCGCCGACGTGCGGGACCTGCTGCGCCGCTGCCGGTCGGTGTGCCTGGACGCGCTGGCGAACCAGGACCTGCCGTTCGAGTGGCTCAAGCAGGAGGCGGGCGCGGCGACCGGGCCGGCCGCCCGGCTGCCGCAGGCGATGCTGGCGTACCAGAACACGCCGCCGGGCGACCTGCGGCTGCCCGGCGTCGACGTCGAACCGGTCCAGATCGCCACCGGCAGCACGCAGTTCGACGTGGGCCTGTACCTCGCGCCCGCCGGTGACGGGCTGGGCGCCGAACTGGTGTTCGCGACCGACCTGTTCGACACCTCGTCGGCGCGGCGGCTGCTCGACGCGTTCACCCTGGTGCTGGACGGGCTGCCCGGTCACCTCGCCAGTCCGCTGTGGACGGTGCCGGTGACGTCGCCCGAGGAGGTCGCGCGGGTGGACGCGCTGGGCGGGTCGCCCGAACCGCCCGAGCCGCCGCCGTCGATCACCGGGTGGTTCGAGGAGACCGCGCGCCGGACGCCCGACGCCGTCGCCGTCGTGGCGGACGGCACCGGCGAGGAGCTGACGTACGCGGAGCTGGCCGACCGCTCCGACCGGGTCGCGGCGTGGCTGCGGGCGCACGGCGTCGGCCCCGAGGTGCCGGTCGGCGTGTGCCTGGAGCGCGGGGTGGACCTGGCGGTCGCGGTGCTCGGCCTGCTCAAGGCCGGCGGCGCCTACCTGCCGCTCGACCCGGACTGGCCCGACGCCAGGCTGCGCGCGGTCGTCGCCGAGGCGAGGCCGGGGGTCGTGCTCGTCTCGACGGGCACCCGCGGGCGCGCGGTGGGCGACGACACCGCGGACGTGGCGACGGCCGCGGCGCACGACGCGGCGGGCTGGGTGCGGCCGGACGTGCCGGGCGCCTGCGCGGCGTTCGTCGTGTTCACCTCGGGCTCCACGGGCATGCCGAAGGGCGCGGTCAACACGCTGGACGGGCTGGCCAACCGGCTGCGGGCGATGGCGGGCGCGATCCCGCTCGGCCCGGCCGACGTGGTGGTGCAGAAGACCCCGATCGGCTTCGACGTCGCCGTGCCCGAGCTGCTGGGGCCGCTGGTGGCCGGCGCGCGGCTGGTCTTCGCCGTCCCCGGCGGCCACCGGGACCCGGACTACCTGGTGGACCTGTTCGCCCGCCGCGGCGTGACGCGGACGCACTTCGTGCCGTCGATGCTGCGGGCGTTCCTGGGCTCCGGGGTCACCGGCGCCCGGGTTCCCGCGCTGCGCCACGTGCAGTGCAGCGGCGAGGAGCTGAGCGCCGCGCTGGCCGCCGACTTCACGGCCGCCTTCCCCGACACGGCCCTGCACAACGCCTACGGCCCGGCGGAGACCGCGGTGGAGGTGACGCACCACCGCGTCGACGGCGTGGCGGGCCGGCTGCCGATCGGCGGGCCGCTGCCCGGCGTGCGGTTGCTGGTGCTCGACCGCCACGGCCGCCCCGCCCCCCTGGGCGTGCCCGGCGAACTGCACATCGCGGGCGTCCACACCGGGCGCGGCTACCTCGGCCGACCCCGGCTGACCGCGGCGGCGTTCGTCCCGCACGAGGGCGGCGCCCGCCTGTACCGCAGCGGCGACCTGGCCCGGTGGAACGACGACGGCACGCTCACCTTCCTCGGCCGGCGGGACCACCAGGTCAAGATCCGCGGCCAGCGCGTCGAGCCCGAGGAGGTCGAGCACGTCCTGCGCGGCCACCCGGCCGTCACCGACGCGACCGTCGTCGTGCGGTCCGACCCGACCGGCTCGGCCCAGCTCGTCGCCTACGTCGTCCCGGCGGGTCCGGACGCGCCCGGCGTGGACGAGGTGCGCCGGTTCGCCGGCGAGCGGCTGCCGGCCGTGATGGTGCCCAGCCGGGTCGTGCCGCTGGAGCGGCTCCCGGTGAACGCCAACGGCAAGGTCGACCGGGCGGCGCTGCCGCCACCCCCCGCCGAGGCGTCCGGCGCGTCGGCGGTCGCGCCGCGCACGCCGGTGGAGACCCTGCTGGCCAAGCTGTGGTCCGAGGTGCTCGGCACTGCCGAGGTCGGCGTCACCGATGACTTCTACGAGCTGGGCGGCGACTCGCTGCGCGCGGTGAACCTGCTCCAGCGCACCCGCGCGCTCGGCTTCGAGTTCCCGCTGGCCACCCTGCTCGGCCGGCACACGATCGAGGAGCTGGCAGAGCTGGCCGACCGGCCCGCCGACGAGGTCGACGCCGGCACGACCACCCCCGGCGTGCCGGCGGAGGCACGACGGTGA
- a CDS encoding transketolase → MSAPTELLSARALRIRERILTMGATGVGTHVGGSLSCVEVLAVLYDSVLDVRPDDPDFPDRDRFVLSKGHASAALYATLVEFGLLPESECDTYAVSGGRLAGHPLRRLPGVEFPTGSLGHGLSLGAGVALAAKRTGRPSRAFVLLGDGELQEGSVWEAAQFAPTVGLDNLVAVVDRNGWQITGRTTDLGLEPLADRWRSFGWAVAEVDGHDTAALREAFAAVPTRPGRPTVVLATTVKGKGVPLFEDKKKSHHVTLTPPLLARALGGLRARARRES, encoded by the coding sequence ATGAGCGCACCCACCGAACTCCTCTCCGCACGCGCGCTGCGCATCCGCGAGCGCATCCTGACCATGGGCGCGACCGGCGTCGGCACCCACGTCGGCGGCAGCCTGTCGTGCGTGGAGGTCCTCGCGGTCCTCTACGACTCGGTCCTCGACGTCCGCCCGGACGACCCGGACTTCCCCGACCGCGACCGGTTCGTGCTGAGCAAGGGGCACGCCAGCGCGGCGCTGTACGCGACGCTGGTCGAGTTCGGCCTGCTGCCGGAGTCCGAGTGCGACACCTACGCGGTGAGCGGCGGCCGGCTCGCCGGGCACCCGCTGCGCAGGCTGCCGGGCGTCGAGTTCCCCACCGGGTCGCTCGGGCACGGGCTGTCGCTCGGCGCGGGCGTGGCGCTGGCCGCCAAGCGCACCGGCCGCCCCTCCCGCGCGTTCGTGCTGCTCGGCGACGGTGAACTCCAGGAAGGCTCGGTGTGGGAGGCGGCGCAGTTCGCCCCCACCGTCGGCCTGGACAACCTGGTCGCCGTGGTCGACCGCAACGGCTGGCAGATCACCGGCCGCACCACCGACCTGGGCCTGGAACCGCTGGCCGACCGCTGGCGCAGCTTCGGCTGGGCGGTGGCGGAGGTCGACGGCCACGACACCGCGGCGCTGCGCGAGGCGTTCGCCGCGGTGCCCACCCGACCGGGCAGGCCGACGGTGGTGCTCGCCACGACGGTGAAGGGCAAGGGCGTGCCCCTGTTCGAGGACAAGAAGAAGAGCCACCACGTCACCCTGACGCCGCCGCTGCTGGCGCGGGCGCTGGGCGGCCTGCGCGCGCGGGCGAGGAGGGAGTCGTGA
- the lysX gene encoding lysine biosynthesis protein LysX, with protein MDLPVAVLASRIRLEEKLLLAELRRRGTQVEVIDTRRALFELDERRPPYAGVITREISHTRNAYATRILEHAGLTVVNGADVIALCGDKLLTTLALRAAGLPVPRAAVSLSPEHALDHLESFGFPSVVKPVNGSWGHLSARPTDRNSAEILLEHRAALPSPQHQVVYVQEYVDKPGRDLKCYVMGGEVVGVIYKISDEWRTNTARGGRVERCEPDEELTKLLRATADAIGDGVLGIDVLEDRDGRYLVNEVNHTPEFHGALEVLSVDLVGAYVDFALDRLGLGGSA; from the coding sequence ATGGACCTGCCTGTCGCCGTCCTGGCGTCGAGAATCCGCCTGGAGGAGAAGCTGCTCCTCGCCGAGCTGCGCAGACGAGGCACGCAGGTGGAGGTGATCGACACCCGGCGTGCGCTGTTCGAGCTGGACGAGCGGCGACCGCCGTACGCCGGGGTGATCACCCGCGAGATCTCGCACACCCGCAACGCCTACGCCACCCGCATCCTGGAGCACGCCGGCCTGACCGTGGTCAACGGCGCCGACGTCATCGCGCTGTGCGGGGACAAGCTCCTCACCACCCTCGCGCTGCGCGCCGCCGGGCTGCCCGTGCCCCGGGCCGCGGTCAGCCTGTCGCCGGAGCACGCGCTGGACCACCTGGAGTCGTTCGGCTTCCCGTCGGTGGTCAAGCCGGTCAACGGGTCGTGGGGGCACCTGTCCGCACGACCGACGGACCGCAACTCCGCCGAGATCCTGCTGGAGCACCGGGCGGCCCTGCCCAGCCCCCAGCACCAGGTGGTGTACGTGCAGGAGTACGTCGACAAACCCGGTCGCGACCTCAAGTGCTACGTGATGGGCGGCGAGGTGGTCGGCGTGATCTACAAGATCTCCGACGAGTGGCGCACCAACACCGCCCGGGGCGGTCGGGTGGAGCGCTGCGAACCGGACGAGGAGCTGACGAAGCTGCTGCGCGCCACCGCCGACGCGATCGGCGACGGCGTGCTGGGCATCGACGTCCTGGAGGACCGCGATGGCCGCTACCTGGTCAACGAGGTCAACCACACCCCCGAGTTCCACGGTGCGCTGGAGGTCCTGTCGGTGGACCTCGTCGGCGCGTACGTCGACTTCGCGCTGGACCGCCTCGGCCTGGGCGGGTCGGCGTGA